From the genome of Pieris rapae chromosome 5, ilPieRapa1.1, whole genome shotgun sequence, one region includes:
- the LOC111004262 gene encoding alpha-tocopherol transfer protein-like translates to MTDTMPVEDTSKYVLEMRGWLNCQPHLPKDNIDDNLLLRFVHSCYYDVEKAKTAMDNFFNIRLSCPELLDGRDPESPQFQKVMSILNIGQIQTPQNECIWIWQLNDPGLDNYDYIQDARYFMLSTDAYFMTNTFLPEVDIVILDAKDLNLKMLTKLNLSIARKLSKYQETALPIRLKQVHVINAPSSIDKIFGLLKPFLKKELTDLVHFHTPKSNGLYKFVEKENLPTDYGGVQPSMAEQHQKVISIIMSKRKELMIESLWRALPTDKKKVNNSSSSISSFRALAID, encoded by the exons ATGACGGACACAATGCCAGTCGAAGATACGTCGAAGTACGTTTTGGAAATGCGAGGCTGGCTTAATTGTCAACCACACTTACCCAAGGATaacattg ATGACAATCTTCTTCTACGCTTTGTACATAGCTGTTACTACGATGTCGAGAAAGCCAAGACAGCGATGGACAACTTCTTCAACATCCGATTATCCTGCCCCGAACTCCTCGATGGCAGAGATCCTGAGTCGCCGCAGTTTCAGAAAGTTATGAGTATCCT GAACATAGGTCAAATCCAGACGCCCCAGAACGAATGTATCTGGATCTGGCAATTAAATGATCCTGGCCTCGACAATTACGACTATATCCAGGACGCAAGATATTTCATGTTATCAACAGACGCATATTTTATGACGAACACCTTTCTGCCAGAAGTAGACATTGTTATTTTAGACGCGAAAGACTTGAATCTCAAAATGCTAACCAAACTAAATTTGTCCATTGCGAGGAAATTGTCTAAATATCAAgag ACAGCACTACCGATCCGTTTGAAACAAGTACACGTAATTAACGCCCCGTCATCCATAGATAAGATTTTCGGATTATTGAAACCGTTTCTCAAAAAGGAATTGACTGATTTG gTCCATTTCCACACTCCAAAATCGAATGGCCTATATAAATTTGTGGAAAAGGAAAATTTACCTACAGACTATGGCGGCGTACAACCCTCGATGGCTGAGCAGCATCAGAAAGTTATTTCCATCATTATGAGCAAAAG aaaagaACTGATGATCGAATCTCTATGGCGAGCGCTACCCACAGataagaaaaaagtaaataattctaGCTCTTCTATATCTTCATTTAGAGCGTTAGCCATAGACTAA